In Akkermansia muciniphila, one DNA window encodes the following:
- the leuD gene encoding 3-isopropylmalate dehydratase small subunit has product MSLTQFTSITGTCVPVPGPDMDTDRIIPARFLKCITFDELAGVMFWDERFDENGQSKSHPVDDPRFKGASIILGGSNFGCGSSREHAPQTIKRSGIKAVIAESFAEIFFGNSTGIGLPCVCASAADIAALARHISDHPETEVTIDLLNMTVSWKEGSFPIRMPAEAREALTRGRWDSIAELLVNMDAVEKKNEELPRVSASC; this is encoded by the coding sequence ATGTCTCTGACCCAATTCACCTCCATCACCGGCACCTGCGTTCCCGTCCCGGGACCGGACATGGACACGGACCGCATCATCCCTGCCCGCTTCCTCAAATGCATCACGTTTGACGAACTGGCGGGAGTCATGTTCTGGGACGAACGCTTCGACGAAAACGGGCAATCCAAATCCCACCCGGTGGACGATCCCCGCTTCAAAGGGGCTTCCATCATTCTGGGCGGCTCCAACTTCGGCTGCGGTTCTTCCCGCGAACACGCCCCGCAGACTATCAAGCGTTCCGGCATCAAAGCCGTCATCGCGGAGTCTTTCGCGGAAATCTTCTTCGGCAACAGCACCGGCATCGGTTTGCCCTGCGTGTGCGCGTCTGCCGCCGATATTGCCGCTCTGGCACGGCACATTTCCGATCACCCGGAAACGGAAGTGACGATTGACCTCCTGAACATGACAGTTTCCTGGAAGGAAGGCTCCTTCCCCATCCGGATGCCGGCGGAAGCCCGCGAAGCCCTGACCCGGGGCCGATGGGATTCCATTGCGGAACTGCTTGTCAACATGGACGCCGTAGAAAAGAAAAACGAAGAACTGCCCCGGGTCTCAGCCTCCTGCTGA
- a CDS encoding S1C family serine protease translates to MIHSHTCFQGLCAVLAAAALSHADEPAVSISDFGVDKVMSGPVVSINDQYKGVVKIEVDSLTPDYATPWNAGRYQSSFGTGFLIGENAFMTNAHVVSNAERIYISMYGDSRKIPARVKFIAHDADLALLEAAPPHSFKGIKPFEFSKSLPHLEDEVRVIGYPIGGNRLSVTRGVVSRIDFTAYAHPRNAEHLTIQVDAAINPGNSGGPVLMGNKVIGVAFQGLNNANNTGYVIPTPVIRHFLEDIKDGVYDGYVDMGIQAAPILNPAMRKAFGLPDDEKGVLIGKVLKGSSADGVLRNGDLLMKVDGYDVDSSAMIELDGQKISMKELIERCFKDDRLPLDIIRDGKPMKVEMVMKPSPSRDLLMAEYDKMPRYVVFGGLVFQPIQRNVLAAADISMLDVALDIRNYQEDGGCVDHEDMVIITKVLDDEVNARLSGSISNSIVEKINGVKVKGLTHAYELLYPENMPEYVVIELKNGERPLVFEGKAMETANKRISKTYNIPKNARLDSAIPGRQPGRNTTPAR, encoded by the coding sequence ATGATACATTCCCATACCTGTTTTCAAGGGCTGTGCGCAGTCCTAGCCGCCGCCGCTCTTTCCCACGCGGATGAGCCGGCTGTCTCCATTTCGGACTTCGGGGTGGACAAAGTCATGTCCGGCCCCGTCGTTTCCATCAATGACCAGTACAAGGGCGTCGTGAAAATTGAAGTGGATTCTCTGACGCCCGATTATGCCACCCCATGGAACGCCGGCCGGTACCAGAGCAGTTTTGGCACCGGTTTCCTGATCGGGGAAAACGCCTTCATGACAAATGCCCACGTCGTCAGCAACGCGGAACGCATTTACATCTCCATGTACGGAGATTCCCGCAAAATCCCCGCCAGGGTCAAATTCATCGCTCATGACGCGGACCTGGCCCTGCTGGAAGCGGCCCCCCCTCACTCCTTCAAAGGCATCAAACCCTTTGAATTCAGTAAAAGCCTGCCTCATCTGGAAGACGAGGTAAGGGTGATCGGCTACCCTATCGGCGGCAACAGGCTTTCCGTCACGCGCGGCGTGGTCTCCCGCATTGATTTCACCGCGTACGCCCACCCCCGCAACGCGGAACACCTGACCATCCAGGTGGACGCCGCCATCAATCCGGGCAACAGCGGCGGCCCCGTCCTGATGGGGAACAAAGTCATCGGCGTGGCATTCCAGGGCCTGAACAACGCCAACAACACGGGGTACGTGATTCCAACCCCCGTCATCCGCCACTTTCTGGAAGACATCAAGGACGGTGTTTATGACGGTTACGTGGACATGGGCATTCAGGCTGCGCCCATCCTGAACCCGGCCATGCGCAAGGCGTTCGGCCTGCCGGACGATGAAAAAGGCGTCCTGATCGGCAAGGTGCTCAAGGGGTCCTCCGCCGACGGCGTGCTCCGCAACGGGGACCTGCTGATGAAAGTGGACGGCTATGATGTGGACAGTTCCGCCATGATTGAACTGGACGGCCAGAAAATCAGCATGAAAGAACTCATTGAGCGCTGTTTTAAAGACGACCGGCTCCCGCTGGATATCATTCGCGACGGCAAGCCCATGAAGGTGGAAATGGTGATGAAGCCATCCCCCTCCAGAGACCTTCTGATGGCGGAATACGATAAAATGCCCCGCTACGTCGTCTTTGGAGGCCTGGTGTTCCAGCCCATCCAGCGCAACGTGCTCGCGGCGGCGGACATCTCCATGCTGGACGTTGCACTGGACATCCGGAATTACCAGGAAGACGGCGGCTGCGTGGACCATGAAGACATGGTCATCATCACCAAAGTGCTGGATGATGAGGTAAACGCGCGTCTGTCCGGCTCCATTTCCAATTCCATTGTGGAAAAAATCAACGGCGTAAAGGTTAAAGGCCTTACCCACGCCTACGAACTCCTTTACCCGGAGAACATGCCGGAATACGTCGTCATCGAACTGAAAAACGGAGAGCGCCCCCTCGTCTTTGAAGGCAAGGCCATGGAGACGGCCAACAAGCGCATCTCCAAAACCTACAATATCCCGAAAAACGCCCGCCTGGACAGCGCCATTCCCGGCCGCCAGCCTGGCCGCAACACTACTCCCGCCCGTTAA
- a CDS encoding S1C family serine protease yields the protein MKILSTFFLGSLMLLGGCQPREAGRTAPEPQPEQQTETPAEQVEETPAPAPLPSPTGSMVGINATNQGYAMIQPWSKENPAYSQGFGIYLGDGNILTAANIVYSASFVEVTSADGSQTVPVTVTAFDPEANLALLRLKNGKDAAFLDKLVPVALGKAPRLGDKVTFWQFNGDGLPITTSGTLLATESACPFTNGEPFVLYNVKSSVTPLKGGAGNPVMRGNELVGLSASCDPSAQKVLAVTHTMISRFLEQARAGNYTGFPADGTQVTELTDPVFRKFLGLPETGGGFYVVKLPVYGSFYKAGVRPGDVVESVNGIPLDSKGLIKDPALGPVSANFLFRDSAKPGDTITLGIRRKGKDGSSQPMTLDVKLDRSALEGDLVNPAPFISNPPYRIYGGLVFVPLTGALMGEINKLSKNHPPLNLVEATQKKEDIRKKGVDEIVVFLMALPTQATLGYAQMSPSIVEKVNGVQVKSFKHLNQLLDLPAPGGTHRIEVTQQPYTMYMSQKEAAKADRFIQMRAVPVLRRD from the coding sequence ATGAAAATTCTTTCCACTTTTTTCCTTGGTTCCCTGATGTTGCTCGGCGGCTGCCAGCCGCGCGAAGCCGGACGAACCGCTCCCGAACCCCAGCCTGAACAACAGACGGAAACGCCTGCGGAACAGGTGGAGGAAACGCCCGCGCCGGCCCCGCTTCCCTCCCCCACCGGCTCCATGGTCGGCATTAACGCCACCAATCAGGGCTATGCCATGATTCAGCCGTGGAGCAAGGAAAACCCGGCGTACAGCCAGGGCTTCGGCATTTATCTGGGAGACGGCAATATCCTGACGGCAGCCAACATCGTTTATTCCGCCAGCTTCGTGGAAGTGACCTCCGCGGACGGCTCCCAGACGGTTCCCGTGACCGTAACCGCCTTTGACCCGGAAGCCAATCTTGCCCTTCTGCGCCTGAAAAACGGAAAAGATGCCGCTTTTCTGGACAAACTAGTTCCCGTTGCATTGGGGAAGGCTCCCCGCCTGGGCGACAAGGTAACCTTCTGGCAATTCAATGGCGACGGCCTTCCCATCACTACCTCCGGAACCCTTCTGGCGACGGAAAGCGCCTGCCCGTTCACGAACGGGGAACCGTTCGTCCTGTATAACGTCAAATCCTCCGTCACTCCCCTGAAAGGCGGCGCAGGCAACCCCGTCATGAGGGGCAATGAACTTGTGGGCCTCAGCGCCAGCTGCGATCCCTCCGCACAGAAAGTGCTGGCCGTAACCCATACCATGATTTCCCGGTTCCTGGAACAAGCCCGGGCCGGCAATTACACCGGTTTCCCGGCGGACGGCACCCAGGTCACGGAACTGACCGACCCCGTCTTCCGCAAATTCCTGGGCCTGCCTGAAACTGGCGGCGGCTTTTACGTGGTGAAACTGCCTGTTTACGGCTCCTTCTACAAAGCCGGAGTACGTCCCGGAGACGTGGTGGAAAGCGTCAACGGCATCCCTCTGGACAGCAAAGGTTTAATTAAGGATCCCGCCCTGGGCCCCGTTTCCGCCAACTTTCTGTTCCGAGACTCCGCCAAGCCGGGGGATACCATTACGCTGGGCATCCGCCGCAAGGGAAAGGACGGCTCCAGCCAGCCCATGACGCTGGACGTCAAACTGGACAGGAGCGCCCTTGAAGGGGACTTGGTCAATCCGGCCCCCTTCATCTCCAATCCGCCCTACCGCATTTACGGAGGTCTGGTATTTGTCCCGCTGACGGGAGCCCTGATGGGAGAAATCAACAAGCTCAGCAAGAACCATCCCCCCCTCAACCTGGTGGAAGCCACTCAAAAGAAAGAGGACATACGGAAAAAAGGCGTGGATGAAATCGTGGTCTTCCTGATGGCCCTGCCCACGCAGGCTACACTGGGATACGCCCAGATGAGCCCTTCCATTGTGGAAAAAGTCAACGGCGTGCAGGTGAAAAGCTTCAAGCACCTCAACCAGCTTCTGGACCTTCCCGCTCCCGGCGGCACGCACCGCATCGAAGTGACCCAGCAGCCGTACACCATGTACATGTCCCAGAAGGAAGCTGCCAAAGCGGACCGATTCATCCAGATGAGGGCCGTTCCCGTGCTCCGCAGGGACTAG
- a CDS encoding 3-dehydroquinate synthase, protein MSLHTLNIRLDFPYRTGFTHGAFRPENDALASLMEQRPGSRVLVLLEKGLEQFYPQLPANIDRYFEKNAGVLAYAGCRSVPGGEEAKTGFSAWETALRHIVEAGIDRHSYIIAVGGGAFLDVAGFAATTAHRGIRLLRIPTTTLSQADSGVGVKNGINFMGRKNYLGTFAVAWATLDDFLFLHSQPLPLKRAGLAEVVKVAVVKDASFFNWLETNASALAVCERDALEYAVEHSALLHASHIACGGDAFELGSSRPLDFGHWAAHYMETMSGYILGHAEAVSVGMCLDILYSVRKGWLPAAEAERIISVLKTLELPVFHPLLSRRTENGACEVLKGLEAFREHLGGHLTVLMLTGIGRGKDVHEIDAALMEECIREMQEAAGYSVQE, encoded by the coding sequence ATGTCACTTCACACGCTGAATATCCGGCTTGATTTTCCCTACAGGACAGGCTTTACCCATGGAGCCTTCCGCCCGGAAAACGATGCTCTGGCCAGCCTGATGGAACAGAGGCCCGGAAGCCGCGTTCTCGTTCTCCTGGAAAAAGGGCTGGAACAGTTTTATCCTCAGCTTCCGGCAAACATTGACCGCTATTTTGAAAAAAATGCCGGGGTGCTGGCCTATGCCGGCTGCCGTTCCGTTCCGGGCGGGGAGGAAGCCAAAACAGGTTTTTCCGCATGGGAAACGGCCCTGCGCCACATTGTGGAAGCAGGCATTGACCGCCATTCCTATATCATAGCCGTGGGCGGCGGAGCGTTTCTTGACGTAGCAGGCTTTGCCGCCACCACCGCCCATCGCGGCATCCGGCTGTTGCGCATCCCCACCACCACCCTCTCCCAGGCAGACTCCGGAGTAGGTGTCAAAAACGGGATCAATTTCATGGGCCGGAAAAACTATCTGGGCACCTTCGCCGTTGCGTGGGCCACGCTTGACGACTTCCTGTTCCTCCATTCCCAGCCCCTCCCCCTGAAAAGAGCCGGGCTGGCGGAAGTAGTGAAAGTGGCGGTGGTGAAAGACGCCTCTTTCTTCAACTGGCTGGAAACGAACGCTTCCGCGCTGGCTGTATGCGAACGGGATGCTCTGGAATATGCCGTGGAGCATTCCGCTCTGCTGCACGCCTCGCACATTGCATGCGGAGGAGACGCCTTTGAACTGGGTTCCAGCCGTCCCCTGGACTTCGGACATTGGGCCGCCCATTACATGGAAACCATGTCCGGTTACATACTGGGGCACGCGGAGGCCGTTTCCGTGGGCATGTGCCTGGATATCCTTTATTCCGTCCGGAAAGGATGGCTGCCTGCCGCGGAGGCGGAAAGAATCATCTCCGTGCTGAAAACCCTGGAACTGCCCGTATTCCACCCCCTGCTTTCCCGCAGGACAGAAAACGGCGCCTGCGAAGTGCTGAAAGGTCTGGAGGCCTTCCGCGAACACCTCGGCGGCCACCTGACGGTACTGATGCTTACCGGAATAGGCCGGGGAAAAGACGTCCATGAGATAGACGCCGCTCTGATGGAGGAATGCATCCGGGAAATGCAGGAAGCCGCCGGATATTCCGTTCAGGAATAA
- a CDS encoding ATP-binding cassette domain-containing protein, giving the protein MAFLELDHVSVVFPAVQGLLSARKFAPVVAVDGVSLSVEKGEILGLVGESGCGKSTLSRTVMLLQKPTEGRIFLEGEELTALSASEVRKRRPDFQMVFQDPYASLNPRFTVYATLKEALQSRRKRTFAQTRDDVAELMEKVGLSPSLMRKYPHEFSGGQRQRVAIARALAPEPRLVIADEPVSALDVSIQSQILNLLIALARDLSLTMIFISHDLSVVHYIADRIAVMRKGRIVEYGEADKVFSSPSHEYTQALLAAVPRL; this is encoded by the coding sequence ATGGCTTTTCTGGAACTGGATCATGTGAGCGTTGTCTTTCCTGCGGTGCAGGGGCTGCTCTCTGCCCGCAAATTTGCCCCCGTAGTGGCGGTGGACGGGGTGTCGCTGTCCGTGGAAAAGGGAGAAATCCTGGGGCTGGTGGGTGAATCCGGTTGCGGCAAATCCACGCTGTCTCGCACGGTGATGCTGCTCCAGAAGCCTACGGAGGGCCGCATTTTTCTGGAAGGGGAAGAGTTGACGGCTCTTTCCGCATCCGAAGTCAGGAAGCGTCGTCCGGATTTCCAGATGGTTTTCCAGGACCCTTATGCTTCCCTGAACCCCCGTTTTACGGTATATGCAACATTAAAGGAGGCGTTGCAGAGCCGCCGTAAAAGAACTTTTGCCCAGACGAGGGATGATGTGGCGGAACTGATGGAAAAGGTAGGGCTGAGCCCCTCCCTGATGCGCAAGTATCCCCATGAATTTTCCGGAGGCCAGCGCCAGCGCGTCGCCATTGCGCGCGCATTGGCGCCGGAACCCAGGCTGGTTATCGCGGATGAACCCGTTTCCGCGCTGGACGTTTCCATCCAGTCCCAGATTCTGAACCTTCTTATTGCCCTGGCCCGCGACTTGAGCCTGACCATGATATTCATTTCCCATGATTTGTCCGTGGTCCATTACATCGCGGACCGCATTGCCGTGATGCGCAAAGGCCGCATTGTGGAATACGGGGAGGCGGACAAAGTATTTTCTTCCCCTTCCCACGAATATACGCAGGCGCTTCTCGCCGCCGTACCGCGTCTGTAA